The Candidatus Hydrogenedentota bacterium genome segment CTCGCTGTGCCACATCACCCAGAACAGGACGCCGCAGACCGCAACCACGGCCACCAGAATTATGAAGAACCGGTACCGCACCGTATCCTCCTGTCACGGTGTTTCAAGTGCACCTTCAGTCTCATCCAGGAGTGCGATCAGAGGAAAGATTTGGTTTGCCATTTCTATGGATTGTCTGCTCCGCCGCAATCCAAGGTGCAAATATCATAATCTACAACACAATCATCTCCATATGATCCGCTCGAACCCCAAACCTGGCACACATCCGGAATCTGTTCGTTAGTACTGCACAGAATTTTAACATAAATGCAGTATTCCGTCTAAGCTTAATTAGTAAAGATCTCCGAAACTCGTGTCCGGCGAGCCGCCCTGCAGCTCGCCAACTTATTTCCGCCTGTTGACATCTGCATTCATCTCTGTTCATCCGTGTGCGGCTCTTCCGGAGTTGGGAAGGTTGAGGGAGGCTGCCACAGCGCAGCGGCGCGTCTCGGGCTCTCCGCAGAGCGCTATTGCGCGGAGTCTTCTTCGGCGGGCAGGACGAGGCGGAAGCCGACGGTGTTGAGGCGTTCTTCGGGGAAAAGGCCTTTGCGGAAGGCGCAGCGAAGCTCGTCGGGCGTCGAGTTCCAGCATCCGCCGCGGACGGCATAGCGGGGAATGGCGGGGTCTTTGGGTTTGGCTGCGCCGGGCTGGTAGGGCATGAAATAGTCGGTGGTCCATTCGTAGACGTTGCCGGCGAGATCATGTACGCCCTCGGGCGTGCGGCCTTCGTCGTGCATGCCGATGATGGAGGGCATGCTCATCATGTCGCCGTAATTGCAGAGCATGGGATCGGGCTCGCGGTTTCCCCAGGGGTATTTGCGGTTGTCTTTGCCGCGCGCGGCGAATTCCCACTGTGCCTCGGTGGGCAGCTGTTTGCCGGTCCATTCGGCGTAGGCCATGGCGTCCTCGAGGCTCACGCCGACGACGGGTTGCGGTCCGCCTCCGAAGGTGCCGTCGCCCCAGAACTCGGGTTTGCGGTAGCCCGTGGCTTTCAGGAACTCTCGGAACTGATCGTTGGTAATCGGGTGGATATCGATGTAGAACGGAGCGACATGGGCTTCGAACGCGGGGCTTTCCTCAGGCACCACGTCGTTGCCCATCAGGAAACTGCCGCCTTCCATATAGACCATGCCTTCGGTAGAGACTTCGCGCTCGGCCGCCCTGGTGATTTGCGGCCGGGCCGCGCGGCGGTACGATGTCTGATAGGCTTCCGTGAGCTGGGCGCGAAAGTCGCCTGCGGTCTGCCAGCGTTCCGCGGGTTCGGCGCGCAGCGCCTTATTGAGAATGGTAATGAGAGAAGGGGCAACGTCGCTCCGGGCCTGCGCGACATCAACGGATTCTTCCGTCGGAGTTCGCAGTGTAAGAAGCTCGTAGAACATAAGCCCGGTTGAGTACAGATCTGCCCGCAAGTCCACCTGGCGACATGCCTTTTGTTCCGGCGATGCATAGGCCGTCGTGCCGATCACACGTTTGCGTTTCGCGTCGCCCGTCGCGGCGGCTTCTTCGTCCACTGCTTTGGCCAGGCCGAAATCGAGCACTTTGATGTGCTCGCCCGGGAGCATCATGGCATTCTCGGGCTTGATGTCGCGATGGATGACGGTGCGGTGGGCGTATTCGAGGGCTTTGAGGATTTGGACTGTGGCGTGCACCGCGAGGCGCACATCGACCAGGCGGCGCTCCGTGCGGTACTTTCGCAACATCGCCCGCAGCGACTGGCCGGACAAGAACTCCATGGAAAGATAAAGCACCCCTTCCGGCGTGGTGCTCACATCGTGGACAGCGACGATATTCTCGTGCCGCAGGCGCCGGGCTACCTGCGCTTCCTGGATGAAGAGCTGCTGGGCCTTCTGCGACTTGAGCAGGTCCGGGATCATGAATTTCAGCGCGACAATCTCGTTCGTCAAGTGGTCGCGCGCCCGGTAGACCACGCCCATGCCGCCGCGGCCAAGGAATTCCTCAATCTCATACCGGTCGGAGATTCGTTCTCCGGCTTCGAACACGAGATTCTTGTCTTTCGGGTCGGTGGCGATCCGGGGGACCATTAACCGCGCCCCACATCCGAAGCATACCCCCCAACGCCCTTGAACGGCGTTGGGAACGAGTATCCGAAGGCCACAACTGGAACACGTCACCGGGATCATTTGTAACTACCATTGGCTTGTTAGCGTAAGGGATAAAGAAACCTGAGACATCGAGACCATGGCGTCCATTTTTCCGCTCGTATCTAAACTGATTATGTATGAGGCTTTAACAAGCATACACATGGTAGCATGCCGCTGTATGCCGGAGCAATTGCCGTCCCTGGTATGCCTTTGTTTGCCATCACGCGGGCGCGAGTCTCTTTGAACTTGGGCGGCCGTGATGATGGGGTTGTGCGGACGCGTCCGGCACGGCAGGGCTTGCCAGTTCCGGAAAGGCTTACGGGAAAAGACGTTGACACGTGCCATCCTCCTCCCTATTATAACGGCGATCACCCAAGGGACGTAGAATCCCCTGCGGGGCCGAAGGATGCCGCGGGCGAGCGCGCGGGGAATGAATTGGGACGTAGGCGCGTAAGCAGGAACGAATTGGACTGGTGCATTGTCCAATGTGGTGCGTGTGAATGGTATACGGGTCAGCCTGCGCCGTTTCTTGTGGGCCTGACCGTACGCGTATCTTGTTGGGAAGAACCGGTATGGAGAAAAGAATTGCCATGGGGAATATGAAGCGACTTTCTCTGATTGTTTTGCCGGGCGCCGTTTTGGGGTTTGTGCTGGCGGCGGGTTTGGCGCCTTCGTTGTTAGCCACTGGGGGCCGCGTGGCGGCGGCGGAAGCGGCGAGTGCCATCGCCATCAGCGTGGACGGCATGACGCCCATGGCCGAACGGTACGAGATGCCCGTTGGGAGCGAGCAGGGTTTCAGTGTCTTGAGCATGGCCGGGGAATCTCCGGCGGGTTTGCTGCGGGTCGGGGAGGCCGAGTGGTCCCTGGCCACACAAGGCGGCGCGGCGCTCGAGGCGGTTCGAGGCGAGTTCGTGGCAACCGTACGTGCGGACGCTCCCGGAGAGGCGGATTTATTCGTTGCCACTTCTGACGGGTTGTCAGACATGGTGACCCTGGTATTCACCGAGCTCAAGCCCGCGGCTCCGGCGGAGGACGAAGCGCTTTCGTCGGTGACGGTAGTGCAGCCCCCGGCCGGGTCTATCCTTTACATTCCTGGGGAGGGCGCTACGGCAGTGACGGCTGTAGCCCGAACCGACGCTCCGGATGACACCGCCTCGGTGGTTTTTGCGTGGCCGGACCGGGCTGCTCCCGCTGGGACGTTTGAGGATAGTAACGGCGCGCCGTATGTCGCCACGATTCCAGACGTAAGCGGAACCACCACCTTCGACGTCGAGGCGTTTGGGGCAGGCGCGGCCGCGCCGGTGACCGCCACCGGGGCGTGGCAGGTAGCCATCGCCACGGATACGAACCGCGACGGTTTTCCGGACGCCCCGTTCGGCCTGAGTCTTTCAGCGGGTGACGCGTGGGTCTATTCCCCCGCCGGTCCCGGCGGCGTCAACATCGTTATGGTTGGGCTGCCTTCCGGTCCTGCGGGAGAAGATGCGGGCGCTGTGGCAGAAGGGCTGTTTCCGGTGACCGTTCGCGGCGCGGCCGGCTTGTACGAGATTGGTGTTCCCCGAAATCTTCTGAACGAGAACGAGACCGGCATTCTGGTAGTCGGGGAAGCGCCCGAGCTGACAACGCTGCTGGGTGCGGGACTGGCGGCGCTGGTTCCGTCTCTTCCTGGAGAGGCCAGCGCACTCCTCTCTTCGGTTCTTCTTGTGGACGTATTGGTCCAGCAAGACGGTTCATCCACGTGGGCCTCGATCGCGGCCGGCCGCCTTGTCGACAATCCGCTGTCCTTTACCGGCTACGACATTTCGGGGATTTCAGCCTCCACCAATGCGCGTCTGTACACCTTTGGCGCGTGGGTAGCCGACGGCGGCGCGCCGAACGGGCCGCACGTGCTGATTCCCGCGGGCGCGGCGTGGATGCAGGCGCTGGGAAGCGTGGCGCTTGACACCGGGACATTTTCGGCTGAACTGATGGGCGCCGGACTGGTGGGGCTGTTTGAGACGAGCAGTCTCATCAACATCACGAACATCAACAACATGGCCATCGGCGGCGCACAGGATTACGCCATCGGCGGCGGCACTCTCGAAATCACCGTTGAGAACATGGCCGGCGTGTCGGCGGGCGGCGTCGCAGTCACGATCGGCGG includes the following:
- a CDS encoding bifunctional serine/threonine-protein kinase/formylglycine-generating enzyme family protein — encoded protein: MVPRIATDPKDKNLVFEAGERISDRYEIEEFLGRGGMGVVYRARDHLTNEIVALKFMIPDLLKSQKAQQLFIQEAQVARRLRHENIVAVHDVSTTPEGVLYLSMEFLSGQSLRAMLRKYRTERRLVDVRLAVHATVQILKALEYAHRTVIHRDIKPENAMMLPGEHIKVLDFGLAKAVDEEAAATGDAKRKRVIGTTAYASPEQKACRQVDLRADLYSTGLMFYELLTLRTPTEESVDVAQARSDVAPSLITILNKALRAEPAERWQTAGDFRAQLTEAYQTSYRRAARPQITRAAEREVSTEGMVYMEGGSFLMGNDVVPEESPAFEAHVAPFYIDIHPITNDQFREFLKATGYRKPEFWGDGTFGGGPQPVVGVSLEDAMAYAEWTGKQLPTEAQWEFAARGKDNRKYPWGNREPDPMLCNYGDMMSMPSIIGMHDEGRTPEGVHDLAGNVYEWTTDYFMPYQPGAAKPKDPAIPRYAVRGGCWNSTPDELRCAFRKGLFPEERLNTVGFRLVLPAEEDSAQ